CTTTTTTACTAAATTTGAACCATGCTAAAAGCCACTGGAATAAGAAAATCGTACGGAAATCTGCAAATTTTAAAAGGCGTAAATTTTGAAGTGCAAAAAGGAGAGATTGTAAGCATTATTGGCCCATCTGGTGCAGGTAAAAGTACTTTGTTGCATATTTTAGGGACATTGGATAAACCTGATGAGGGATCTGTTGAGTTAAAAGGTACGACCATAAATAAATTGAATGGCGATTTATTGAGTACTTTCCGAAACCAGAATATAGGTTTTGTATTTCAGTTTCATCATTTGTTGCCGGAATTTAGTGCAATTGAAAATATTTGTATCCCGGCATTTATAGCCAAAACCAATAAAAAACAGGCTGAAAACAGGGCGTTTGAACTTTTAGATCTGTTCGGACTTAAAGATAGAGCCCAGCATAAGCCCAATCAGCTGTCTGGCGGTGAGCAGCAACGTGTAGCCATTGCAAGAGCGCTGATCAATAATCCTTCAATCATATTGGCCGATGAGCCTTCAGGGAATTTGGATTCTGAAAATGCGGCAGGATTACATCAGTTATTTGTTAGTTTGCGCGATAATTTCCATCAAACGTTTGTAATTGTTACGCACAATGAACACCTTGCAAAAACCAGCGATCGCGTGGTGAGCATGAAAGATGGTTTAATTGTATAAAAGCGAGGATTTAAGGATTATATGATTTTAGGAAGAATACGGACATCCAATCATGCTCTCATTCAAAACCCTCTCATTCACTAATTTTATTCATTCAATAATTAAATTTTGAAAATACTCATTACCAGCGGAAATAATGCGAAAGCTTTAAAGCTGATGAAAGCATTCCCAAGTCATTTTGTACTACTGGCCGATTATGGCGATGTACCCGGCATCATTACAGAAAAATATGCTTTTTCTTCCTTAGGCTTGTTAAATAAAGATAGCATAGCTCACATTTTGCTTAACTTTTGCATTACTGAAGGGATAGATTGCATCATCCCTTTACACGATTATGAAGTTGAGCCATTGGCTAAGTCTGCAGTGCTTTTTGGGGAGTATGGAATTCAGGTGCTTTTGCCTAATGCTGATGTAATTGCAGATTATTTACCCCAGGAAAAGCAATCTTTTCAAAATTTTGCAGTATATATCCATGGCGATTGTATTTATTCGAGCGGGGAAAATACTGTATCCCAGAAACTGTCATCATCATTTAATGGGGTATTCGGCTTTAACAATGTTAATGACTTAAAACTTTTTACAATTTAATATGGATGCCTATCAATACGTTCAGGATAAACAACTTGTTATTTTTGAGTTAGACAATGTGCTTTTTCCTGAAAAGGACTATCTGTTGCAGGTGTATTACCTGTTTGCACAGTTTATAGAATATACCGAGCAAAAAAATGCGCAGCCCATCATCAGCTTTATGCAGACTGAATATGAAAATAACGGAACAGATGGGCTTTTCGAAAAAACGGCTGAACAATTTGGGATTGATGAAAAATATAAATACAATTTCGATCTCCTGCATTTAAATGCCCGTTTGCCGCTTAAGCTCTTGCTTTTTAAAAATATGCTCGAGTTTATGCAGGAGCTTGTTGTAAACCGGAAGCAGATTTTTATTGTAACAGCCGGCAACCCGGAACAACAACTCAATAAAATTAAGCAAACGGAGTGGAACGGACTAGAGCAATACCTTACGGTATATTTTGTTGAGGAATTGGGCCAATCTAAAGCAGAAATTTTTCAGAACATACTAAACAGCAACAATTTATTGCCTAACCAAGCGTTAGTTGTTGGTGCAAATAAATTTGATGAGCAACAATCTAAATTAATTAATTTGCAGTATATTGTATCACTAGAAATTTACAAATAAATATGCTTAGAAAATTTATTTCACAAAACACATTTTGGTGTGCTTTGATCATTGTGGCTGGGCTTACAGCATCGTGTAAAAAGTCAAATAATAATAACCCTGATGCAAATATTGGTGGTGAGTCAAACCTGTTGCAAACTCCAACCAATGACCGGGCATTGCTGACTAAAGATTCGATTTTTTTATATGCCAAACAAACCTATTTCTGGAATGCAGGTATGCCTAATTACGATACGTTTAACCGAGACAATACAACTCTAACAATGCCATCATTGCAGCACTTAAGGCTTTACCCAGCACCGGAGGGAAAGATAAATATTCTTTTATTGATGATGGGACTGTAGCTGGCGAATTAGGTGGCGTAGCTGGAGATTTTGGCTTTTCGGTATTCTTTGCCAGTACGAATGATTTAAGGATCAAATATGTATATGCTGGATCTCCTGCCGGTGTTCAAGGCTTAAAGAGAGGTTATCAGATTACAAAATTAATGGTAGTACAGATATCAATACTACTGATGCAAGGATAGATTATATCGTGAATGCTATTTTTGGCACAAACCCAACGGTTACCATGACAGTTTTAAAACCAGATGGGACTAGTCAGGATGTAACGATAACCAAGGCGAGTTATAATATCAACCCGATACTTTTTACCAAAACATATACTATTGGTGTAAAAAAGGTGGGTTATATTGTATTCAATAGCTTTACCACTAATTCTGTTGCGCTATTGGATGCTGCATTTGCTCAGTTTGCAACGGATGGCGTTAACGAGTTGGTTGTTGATTTAAGGTACAACGGTGGTGGTTCGGTAGCCACATCAGAAGCCTTTACAAATTTAATTGCCCCTGCTTCTCAAAACGGAAAAGTAATGAATACCACATACTGGACTAAAACCATGCAGGATGGAGCCGCAACTATTTTACAAAATCAGAAATTTTATCAAACTGGTTCCGATGGCGTTAAACGAATGTTTTCAATGTTTGATTTAGATTATAAACCAACCCGGGCTGCATTTAATCAAGAAGTCTTTGCAAAACGTGGCTCATTAAATGGCTTAACCAGGGTTTATTTTATTGTAACCAGCGGCACCGCATCAGCAAGTGAGCTATTAATTAATAATTTAAAGCCTGTAATAGATGTTAAACTGATCGGCAAGAAAACTTATGGTAAACCTGTAGGCTTTTTCTCTATCCGTATTGATAAAAATGATTTATACATTCCACAGTTTGAAACCAAAAATCAATTAGATCAAGGGGGCTACTTTGATGGAATGGCAGTTGATAAAGATATTTTTGATGATGTAACCAAAGATTTTGGAGATCCAACAGAAAAATTATTGGCACAGGCCTTATACTATTCGGCGAATGGAAGTTTCTCTTCTTTGATTAAGGATAATACCATTAGCAGTACTTCACCACTATCTAAAACCCAGGTTGGAGATCTTTCTGATAAGTTGGACCACGAATTTAAAGGAATGGTTGAGACCAGAAAGCTGAATTTTAAATAATTAGCTATAAACTTTATCGAAATGGCCAGATTTGAACTACAAATCTGGCCATTTTTTTATAATTATTACACAAATCGAATAAATAAGAGTTGCATTTTTTCTAAAAAATTGATAAGCTTGTTTAACATTAATCGTTAAAGAGACACCATGCCAATAGAAATTGTAGAAAAGGAACATATCAGTTATTTAAATATCATCAATGCAAAGGAAGATCATTCCAATGAACTACAAACCAAACTTGAAGAAGCGCAAAGGCTAGGTAATGAATTTAAATCAAAAGCCGTCATTACTTTTAATACTACCATTGGTCCTAAACGTGTTGATACTACAGTTTGGGCAGTAACAGAGAAATATATACAGCTAAAAAACAATATTCATATTCCGTTAAAAAGTTTAATCGACATTGATTTTTAAGCTTGCTTTAAGGAAATAAATCATCCCGCATTTATTTAACCTTATCAGATCATGAGCATGCTCCATAAAATTGCCTTAACTTTTATTAAATCTATTGGTCCGGTAACGGCCAAAAACCTTCTTGCCTATTGCGGAAGTGCCGAAAATGTATTTTCTGCAAGCAAAAAACAACTTTTAAAAATCCCAGGTGTCGGAGAGAAAACAATTGAAGCCATTCGCAGTACTGATGCTTTGGTTAGGGCCAGACAAGAATTAGATTTTATCGAAAAACATGGGATAGAGGTATTGTTTTTTTCAGACGAGAAATATCCTAAAAGATTAAAGAACTGCATCGATTCGCCTATACTGCTTTATGCCAAAGGGACTGTTGATTTTAACCAGCAGCGCATCATCAGTATTGTTGGTACCCGTAATGCAACAAGCTATGGAAAAAATCTCTGTAAGGAATTATGTGAGGTTTTAGCGCCTTATAACGTTTTGATCGTTAGTGGCTTGGCTTATGGCATTGATGTAACCACCCATAAAGAATGTCTGGCAAATCATATTCCCACAGTTGGGGTACTTGGTCATGGCTTAGACCGGATGTATCCAAAAATTCATAAAGCGGTTGCTCAGAAAATGGTTTTGAATGGAGGCCTGCTTACCGAGTTTCCAATTATGACCAATCCCGATCGGCCTAATTTTCCGCAAAGAAACCGGATTATTGCAGGTATTGCAGATGCCACTGTTGTAGTTGAAGCATCAATAAAAGGTGGCGCCTTAATTACTGCAGAAATTGCTAATTCTTACAATAAAGATGTATATGCCTTTCCGGGTAGAACAAATGATGTTTTTTCAGAAGGATGTAATTTCCTGATCAAGACCAACAGAGCTGGATTAATCACTAATGCTAACGACTTGATTTATTATTTGGGCTGGGATGATGAAATAAAGGTTAAACATAATACTAAACAAACTACGCTGCAGTTAACGCTTACTCCTAACGAGCAGCGGGTTGTTGATGCCTTACAAAATGGTCAACTTTCCATTGATGAGCTTTGCGCTCAATTGAATATTCAGCAAAGTAAGCTGGCAATTATAATCCTTACATTAGAGATGCAGGGCGTTATTGTTTCTTTGCCGGGGAAAATATATAAACTCCTCTAAGGAAATTGAAATTGCATTTTACCCAATAATCAATCTATAATGCCTATCATAATTATAGATTATGTAATTAAATTCTTTTAAATTTTAATTTTCGAAATTATGTTTCAAATAAAATATAGTTTATAAAATAGTTAATGCCATTGCTTAATTTTGCGATATGTGGTACAATAATATTTTAGAAACTATTGGCAATACGCCATTGGTTAAATTAAATACAATAACAAAAGGAGTTCCGGGAACAATTCTGGCGAAAATAGAGACTACGAATCCGGGTAATTCAATTAAAGACCGTATGGCGGTTAAAATGATTGAAGATGCCGAGAAAAGCGGTAAGCTAAAACCAGGCGGAACAATTATAGAAGGAACATCTGGAAACACAGGTATGGGCCTGGCTATGGCCGCCATTATTAAAGGTTACAAATGTATTTTTACCACAACTGATAAACAATCGAAAGAAAAGGTAGATGCTTTACGTGCCTTTGGTGCCGAGGTAATCGTTTGTCCTACAAACGTTGAGCCAGAAGATCCCCGATCTTATTATTCTGTTTCTTCGCGTTTAGAACGCGAGGTTCCCAATTCATGGAAACCGAACCAGTATGATAATTTAGCCAACTCACAAGCGCATTATGAGCAAACTGGCCCTGAGATATGGGCGCAAACTGAAGGTAAAATTACACACTTGGTAGTTGGCGTAGGTACTGGTGGAACCATTTCTGGAACCGGTAAATATTTAAAAGAGAAGAATCCAAATATTAAAGTCTGGGGAATCGATACCTATGGTTCGGTTTTCAAGAAATATAAAGAAACAGGCATATTTGATAAGGATGAGATTTATCCATACATCACAGAAGGTATTGGCGAAGATTTCCTTCCGGCAAACGTAAATTTCGATGTGATCGATCTGTTCGAAAAAGTGACGGATAAAGACGCCGCTTTAATGACACGCGATATTGCACGTAAAGAGGGTATTTTTGTAGGTAACTCTGCCGGTGCAGCCATTGGCGGATTAATTCAGCTAAAAGATAAATTAAAGCCAGAAGATGTTGTTGTTGTTATTTTTCACGATCACGGCAGCCGATACATGGGTAAAATGTATAATGAAGATTGGTTGCGTGAACGCGGATTTTTACAGGACGAAAAATTAACCGCTAAATCTATCCTGGCTAAAAAAGAAAGCACGGAGATTGTAACACTTGATGCACAAAAATCGGTGCTCGAGGCCATCAATACCATTAAATCGATGAATATTTCTCAAATTCCGGTAACACAGCAGGGAATGATTGTGGGCAAAATTGCCGAAAGCGATATTTTATCAGCATTGCTTGAAAATCCAGGCTTAAAATCGGCGCCGATTTCAGAAATTATGACGGCTACTTTCCCGTTTGTTGATTTGAATACTTCTATTGATAAAATTTCTTCATTGATTAATAAAGAAAACTCAGCAGTGTTAGTAGAAGATGAAACCGGTAAGATCGAGATCATTACCCAGTATGATATTATTAATGCGATATCGGGGTAGGGGTGTTTAATTCCTGCGATTGTCCTCCTGAACTTGTTTCAGGATCTTTATCGCACGGAAGATGCTGATCCAGAAGACAACCTCCTGGTCGTCACCCTAATTTATTCAGGATCTTAATGTTAAGACTAATAGATGAAATAAATTTAGCATGATGATTCCCCTTAAAAGTGATCAAATAAAAAACGCCCGAGTAAAATTTTACTCGGGCGTTTTGGTGTTATGTTATTTTCACTTTAAGCTTTAGTCTTTCAACTTCTAGCTTAGTGGCTCGGTGCATCAGCGTTTACACGCTTAATCTGCGCGCCTAAGGCACGTAAACGGGTGTCGATATCCTGATAGCCACGTTCAATCTGTTCGATATTGTAAATGGTCGATTTGCCTTCAGCAGATAAAGCCGCAATTAATAATGAAACTCCAGCTCTAATGTCAGGAGAAGTCATACTGATTCCACGAAGTTTGTATTTTTTATCGATACCGTTAACCGTTGCGCGGTGCGGGTCGCATAGGATAATCTGAGCGCCCATATCGATCAATTTATCCACGAAGAATAAACGGCTTTCGAACATTTTTTGGTGGATTAAAACGTTTCCTTTTGCCTGTGTGGCCACAACCAGAACAATACTCAATAAATCAGGCGTAAAACCTGGCCAGGGAGCATCAGCAATGGTCAAAATCGAACCATCAATAAAAGTATCGATTTCGTAATGTTTTTGAGCAGGAACATAAATATCATCGCCTCGACGCTCTAATTTAATGCCCAGTTTTCTGAAAACCTCTGGTATTACACCCAGTTCATCATAACAAACATCTTTAATGGTAATTTCTGACTCTGTCATGGCAGCCATACCAATAAAAGAGCCAATTTCGATCATATCCGGCAACATTCTGTGCTCGGTTCCACCTAATACTTTAACGCCTTCAATGGTAAGCAGGTTAGAGCCAATGCCCGATATTTTTGCACCCATGCGGTTAAGCATTTTGCAAAGCTGTTGCAAATACGGCTCGCAGGCAGCGTTGTAAATGGTGGTAGTACCTTTGGCTAAAACAGCAGCCATTACAATGTTTGCCGTTCCGGTTACCGATGCTTCATCTAACAAAATGTAAGCACCCTGTAAATTGGTGGCATCTACATTAAAGAAAGCTTTTTTACTGTCGTAAACGAATTTTGCACCTAATTTTTCGAAACCGATAAAGTGTGTATCCAATCTTCTACGGCCGATTTTATCACCGCCCGGTTTCGGGATAGCTGCTTTACCAAAACGTGCCAACAATGGCCCAACAATCATAATCGAACCACGTAAACCACCACCTTTCGATTTAAAAGTATCAGATTCAAAGAAATTCAAATCAATATTTTTAGCTTCAAAGGTATAGGTATCTTTATTGATACGCTCAACGGTAACACCTAAATCGCCAAGTAATTCAATCAGTTTGTTAACATCCTTAATGTCGGGGATATTACTGATCGTTACTTTCTTTTCGGTAAGCAATACAGCTGATAAAATCTGTAAAGCCTCATTTTTGGCTCCCTGAGGGGTAATTTCGCCTTTTAATTTAATTCCGCCTGTTATTTCAAATGCGTTCATATTTTTTTCTTTTGCTAACCCGTTCGTCATGCCGAATTTATTTCAGCATCTATTTTAGTGATTCTGAATCAAGTTCAGAATGACACATGGTTATTAATATTTAGATTTATTGTTGTTGCGTTGACGGTTATTATTGTTGTTGTTGTTATTCTGACGGTTTTTTCCGTTGTTGTTATTATTGCTTCTGCCCCGGTTATTGTTATTATTATTGTTTTGACGAGGATTTTGCGCCCTAAATTCTACTTTGGCCAGGTTAACACCTTCATCAAGTGATAACAATCCACCAGAAAGGTACTTTAAGTCTTTAATAATCGTATCGTCGCTTACATTATCCTTATTCCAGGTAACATAAGCCATTTTCATAAAATTTGCGATGCTCTGAACCATTGCCTTCTTAATTTCGGCATTTTCTTCGCGCATGGCTTTTTCGATCAGGTTTTCAACTGTTTTACCATAATGTTTGTAGGTAATACGTTGTTGCGGATAGGCCAGAGGCTCTGGTTTAATGTAAGCATTTTCGATTAATGGCTTTGGGTACGGACTATCAACATCAATCTGGTAGCCAGAAATAATGTGCAGGTGATCCCAAAGTTTATGCTTAAAATCGGCAACATCACGTAAATGTGGTTGCAAAAAACCCATCAGGTCGATAACCGCCTGGGCATATTTATTACGTTCTTCAATGGTGGGCAATTCGCAGATATACTTCACCATGTTTTGTACGTTGCGGCCATATTCAGATAAAATTAAATGGCTACGCGTAGTATTATAGTCAAAACTCATGTTCAGATAAATTAATGGATAAATTTTCTGGCGATACGAATTATGAAATAACCAGAAGAGTATAGGTTATGAATTCACCGAAATGTCTATTGCCAGATTTTCGTTTTATATACTCAAAGGTAGTAAAAATATTTTATTTCAGGTATCCATACTTGATTTGAGATATTTTAAATTGATGCGATATTTTTTTGAAAATGTTCGTCAGTAGTTCTTGGGCCATTCAGTCCCGCTGTCCCTACTGCCGAAGAAAATCGGCATTCGTTCCCATCGGGTTTATTTAACTGTGGATTAGTGCTTGTCGGGAAAAACCTTTCCAGCGCCAAATAATATAACTAAGCCGTTTTAAGTATTTATGCAGTTGGCTGAAGCCAATCTGTAATGAATTTAGGTCTTAATGTTCTTAACGCCTTAATGATAAAATAAATCTAAACTTCATCACTATTTTTCGGGTAATCAAAAAACACCAGTTCTCCTGTTCCTTTACTTACCATTTGCCACGAATCAAAAGGAAAAGAAATTAACACCATGCCTGCAGTCGGAATGTTGTAAATATCGGCATCGCATAACTCGTTCGCGAAATCTGTAAAACCAGGATTATGACCAAATAGCACAACTTTATCTGCATCATCATTAAGACTATTAACCACTTTAAGCAGGGCTGTGGTATTGGCCTCGTAAATAGATTCTTCAAATTGAATGTGGTCTATATTATAGGCTTCTGCAAAATATTTGGCCGTAGATTTGGCTCTTTTCGCAGGGCTACTTACGATCCGATCTATTTTAAAACCTTTGTTGACTAGTCTTTCGGCCATTTCTGGTGCATTTTCTTTGCCACGTTTATTTAACGGACGGTCGAAATCTTTTAAATCTATATTTCCCCAATCCGATTTGCCATGGCGGACCAGAAGTAGTTGCTTAGCCATTTAGTTTCTCTTTAATTTTGTTTACAATTGTTTCAGGCTTAATTAAATCTATACAGTTTTCAACACCGCAGAGGCACGGTTTGTTTCCATAAATTGAATTTGGCCTTGAAGGGTGCTCAACCTGAATGCAGTCGTTTTCCAATTGTCCGTAACCCAAAAAGCCAGCGTAAGGATGTGTTGGCCCCCAAACAGATACTACAGGTACACCAGCCAGCGATGCCATATGCATGCCAGATGAGTCCATGCTTAACATTAGATCTAAGTTCGATATGATGGCAAGCTCTTCCGTTAAGTTAAAACTGCCGATTACATTATGAGCATTTTTGTACGTTTTTGTCCAGTTTTCGGCAACTGCTTGTTCTGTTTTACCACCACCAAATATGAAAAGTTCGTAACCCAGTTCGTTTAATAAGGCAATTACCTCTTCCATTTTTTCTAAAGCATATACTTTATAAACATGCTGTGCGAAAGGAGATATGCCTACTTTTTTAGTGGCTTTGTTAGCAAACAAATTTTGAGCATTTGCTGGAATTTCCTGTGGAGATTTTTCTATTTTATGGCTTAACTCAACGCTAAATCCCAATTCGCGGAAAACATCGGCATAACGCTCGACGGTTTTTCTCAGTGGTTTAAAAATCTTGTTATTGGTACGTGTTAATGCTTTTTTTTCCGCCCTTCCTTTATCTATCCGTCTAATTTTTGTTCCGGTTAAACGGAAGAAAGTAGAAATTGCCCTGCTTCTCAAATTATCGTGCAGGTCGGCTATTGCGTTTGGTTTATAACTGCGGAGTTCCTGATAGAGTTTGTATAATCCATCAATTCCTTTGTGAGCGGCTTTAGGCTGGATAGGGTGGAAGATGAGGCTGGGGATATGATCGAAAAAGGGTTTAAAAGCAGGCCGACTTACCATGATCAGCTCAACTGTTGGATTTTGCTCAGAAAATTCTTGTAAAATGGAAGCTACCATGGCCACATCGCCCATTGCTGAAAAGCGTAAAACAATAATTTTTTGGGTTGATGACATGACTTTTCGCTTTCAGCTTTGGCCTTTCTGCTTTCTATGCTTTATTATACAATACCGGATTTAAACTCGGATCATTGTACATTTTCATTTGTTTGTACACTCTCATGTATTTTTTGCCTGCTTCAATATCAGCCAATAACTCGTCGATACTGGTTGATAAATCTTCGCGCTGCGATAACAATACATTAAGCTTGGTTTGGCATTGTGCACGATGCTCGGCTGATGCACTTTCGCGTTCGGCCTCTTCCTGCATATGGTAAATTTTTAATGCCAGGATAGAAAGCCTGTCTATTGCCCATGCAGGACTTTCTGTATTGATTTTTGCATCTGGCAAAGCCGAAATTCCCTGATAAAGATTTAAGAAATAACCATCAATAAACTCAACCATATCGGTACGCACCTGGTTTTGTGCATCAATACGTCTTTTCCAGCTCAAACCTTCAACAGGATCAATCTGTGGGTTACGCACTACATCTTCCATATGCCATTGAGCGGTATCGATCCAGTTTTTAATATAAAAAAGATGCTCTAAACTTTCGGCATCATATGGGTTTTCAACCGGATGGTCAATATCATCAAACTTGTGGTAGTCTGTAATTACCTGATTAAATATGCGGTTGGCAATTTCACTTATCATGGGGCAAAGATATTAAATAGATTGATTTTTTCCTGCCGGGTTGATTACACAGATTTTAAGATTACACCGATTTATTTGTGAGATTTAAAACAAGACAGCTTAGGGCCTGTTTCCCTAAACCCTAAACCTTTCTACTATTAAAATACGCTGTTATTTCCTCCAAAGAAAAAGCATTTAAACATTTATCAGCACTTAAACCTCCTTTACGTGCTACCAGAATACCGTAATGCATGTCGTGGAAACCTTCGGTACGGTGTGCATCAGGGTTTACCGACAATAAAACGCCTTTTTCGAGTGCGTAACGGTGCCAGCGCCAGTCTAAATCTAAACGAAGCGGGTTGGCATTGATTTCGATCACGACTTTATTTGCTGCGCATGCATCAATAATTTTTTTATAATCTATCGGGTATCCGGCCCTGCTTAATAATAAACGACCCGTTGGGTGCCCTAAAATGGTGGTATATGGGTTTTCAATAGCTTTTAACAAACGTGCAGTTGCTTTTGCTTCGTCCATGCGTAAATTGCTGTGCACAGAAGCCACTACAAAATCGAATGTTTTTAAAATATCATCCGAATAATCCAATGAGCCATCACTTAAAATATCGCTCTCAATACCTTTGAAGATTTTAAAGGGAGCGAGTTTTTTATTTAACTCATCAATTTCCTGGTGCTGTGCAAAAACACGCTGTTCGTTTAAACCTTTTGCATAAACAGCGGTTTTGGAGTGATCGCAGATCCCTAAATACTGAAGATTTAAGTTTTCTTTACAATATACAGCCATTTGCTCCAGGGTATGTACACCATCACTCCAGGTAGAGTGGTTGTGCAAACTGCCCTTTAAATCTTCGTATTTAATTAAGGTAGGGAGTTTATTTACTTTCGCCAATTCAATTTCATCAAAATCTTCACGAAGCTCCGGTTCGATAAAAGATAAACCTGCTTTGCTGTAAATTTCTTCTTCGTTTGCGAAAGGTCCAGCGCCAGCTAAAGCCAATACTTTTTCAACATGTTCTGTATTTCCGGTTAATGTAAACCATTGTAAATAAAAATCAGCTTTTTCTACCACATCGATTTTTATTCTAAAACCTGCTTCGGTAGTACAGATAAAAGCATTTTCGGCTTCAATAAGCGAAAGTGGCTCGAAAGCAGGTAAGTTTTGTTTAAGGGCATCGATTTGTGCTGTACCAATTACGATTTCCAGCTCATCAATAATCTCACAGGCGCGGCGATACTGACCAGCGAAACCTAAAAGTGCATTGCCGTCAATTTTTGCAGTCCAATCAGAAAGTTGGGTAAATAATGTTTTAGCAAAACCTTCAACCTGAGCATATAAAAACCGCCCGTTGGCTGCGAGTTTAAATTCGATGGCATTTTTGATTTCTTCCTGGGTTTTTAACCCGAAACCCTTGGCTTCAATCAGGCGGTTTTCATTACAGGCATAATACAATTCACCTATACTTTCAATTCCTAAGGTACGCCAGATAATGAATATTTTTTTTGGTCCAATGCCCTTTATAGCCAGCATTTCTACTACACCTTCTGGTGTTTTTTCGAGAATTTCGTTAAGTTCTTTTAATTCTCCTGTTTGGAGAAGTTCTATGATTTTGGATGCCAGTCCTTTACCAATACCCTCAATTTTATCCAGCTCATCCAGAGGTTTGTCTTTTAAGGCAAAAGGCAGTTTATCTACTTTAAAATAGGCATTTGCAACTGATTTAATCTTGAAGGGATTTTCCTCATGCAGTTCCATAAGCTGCGATAACAGGCGTAAGGTGCGGGCGATGGTCTTGTTTTCCATAAGGGGTAAAATTAGGAAATAATGCCTCAAATTTTGACCAAGCTTATTAATTTCTAAACACAATTTTATTAAAGTGTTGTTTTACACTGATGAAATCTATAAAATTTGCCCTCCTGGGATTAAGTATGAGTGTGGCCGCATGTCAATCTGCCCACAAAACAGATCAGCACAAAAAAGATTCAATAAGTAATTTAGCATCTGCTACAGTGCAACCTGTTGATGAAAGGTTTTTGATTGTGGCTGGTCGTTCAGTAGGCGAAATCACACTCGGTGAAGACATGGAGCAGGTTGGGATAAAACTAGGGAGGCCAAATGCAGGTGATGCTGCAATGGGGAAAGCCTGGGGGATTTGGTATAGCGATGATTCGACAGGGAAACACCCAAACGAAATTGCCATTTATTCTTCTTATCGTGATACCAGTATGCTTGTAAAAGATGTAAAACAGATCCGGATTACCTCTAATAAATTTAAAACGCAAGATGGTTTGTCAACAGGTTGCACTTTGGAAGATACGAAATTGAAATTTTCAACTATCGAAAAACTCTCTGCTTACTTAAACGAAGAGAAAGATACCGTACTGGTTTATGACGATAAAAAAGATGGAATTGGTTTTGAATTTTTAAAGGGGAAAAGCATTTCTTTAACCGTTCATCCGGCAAATACTCCGGTTAATACAACTTATTTAACGCTGCACCCTGAGTGGAAACTAATCAAGTAGGGAAGGTGTAAGATAGGAAATGGATGAT
The nucleotide sequence above comes from Pedobacter riviphilus. Encoded proteins:
- a CDS encoding DNA polymerase/3'-5' exonuclease PolX, producing the protein MENKTIARTLRLLSQLMELHEENPFKIKSVANAYFKVDKLPFALKDKPLDELDKIEGIGKGLASKIIELLQTGELKELNEILEKTPEGVVEMLAIKGIGPKKIFIIWRTLGIESIGELYYACNENRLIEAKGFGLKTQEEIKNAIEFKLAANGRFLYAQVEGFAKTLFTQLSDWTAKIDGNALLGFAGQYRRACEIIDELEIVIGTAQIDALKQNLPAFEPLSLIEAENAFICTTEAGFRIKIDVVEKADFYLQWFTLTGNTEHVEKVLALAGAGPFANEEEIYSKAGLSFIEPELREDFDEIELAKVNKLPTLIKYEDLKGSLHNHSTWSDGVHTLEQMAVYCKENLNLQYLGICDHSKTAVYAKGLNEQRVFAQHQEIDELNKKLAPFKIFKGIESDILSDGSLDYSDDILKTFDFVVASVHSNLRMDEAKATARLLKAIENPYTTILGHPTGRLLLSRAGYPIDYKKIIDACAANKVVIEINANPLRLDLDWRWHRYALEKGVLLSVNPDAHRTEGFHDMHYGILVARKGGLSADKCLNAFSLEEITAYFNSRKV